One segment of Setaria viridis chromosome 4, Setaria_viridis_v4.0, whole genome shotgun sequence DNA contains the following:
- the LOC117853953 gene encoding choline/ethanolaminephosphotransferase 1 isoform X1, whose amino-acid sequence MGFIGAHGVETLKRYKYSGEDRSVVAKYVLQPFWSRCVTLFPLWMPPNMITLTGFTFLVLSALLGYIYSPRLDTAPPRWVHLAHGLLLFLYQTFDAVDGKQARRTSSSSPLGELFDHGCDALACAFEALALGSTLMCGGWTFCFWVVAAVPFYLATWEHFFTNTLILPTINGPTEGLMLIYVSHLFTFLTGAEWWAQDFRKSLPIFGWIPLPFLSEIEIPLYVIVLILMIMGAVIPTVRSNVSNVQEVVEARKGSMALALAMILPFIALLAGVSIWCYLSPSSIMRNQPHLLVIGTGFNFGYLVGRMILAHLCDEPKGLKSGMFMSLVFLCFPIANALIAKINDGTPLVDELVLLVLYCAYTVGLYLHLAVSVVHEIKDALGIYCFRITRKEA is encoded by the exons ATGGGTTTCATCGGCGCGCACGGCGTGGAGACGCTGAAGCGGTACAAGTACAGCGGAGAGGACCGCTCGGTGGTGGCCAAGTACGTGCTCCAGCCCTTCTGGAGCCGATGCGTCACCCTCTTCCCGCTCTGGATGCC ACCAAACATG ATCACACTTACAGGATTTACATTTCTGGTTCTATCAGCGCTGCTTGGTTAT ATATATTCACCTCGTCTTGACACTGCTCCCCCTAGGTGGGTCCATCTTGCCCATGGATTACTTCTCTTCTTGTACCAG ACTTTTGATGCTGTTGATGGTAAACAAGCAAGGCGTACTAGCTCATCAAGTCCTCTTGGAGAACTTTTTGATCATG GATGTGATGCACTTGCCTGTGCT TTTGAAGCCTTGGCTCTTGGAAGCACCTTGATGTGTGGAGGATGGACATTCTGTTTCTGGGTGGTTGCTGCTGTCCCGTTCTATCTTGCAACCTGGGAACA CTTCTTTACAAATACACTCATACTTCCTACAATAAATGGACCAACTGAGGGCCTGATGTTGATCTATGTGTCCCATTTGTTTACATTTCTTACTG GCGCTGAATGGTGGGCACAGGATTTTCGGAAATCGCTACCCATTTTTGGTTGGATTCCACTTCCATTTCTTTCTG AAATCGAAATCCCCTTATATGTTATTGTGCTGATTCTTATGATCATGGGTGCTGTTATACCTACTGTTAGATCCAA TGTCAGTAATGTCCAAGAGGTAGTTGAGGCGCGCAAAGGAAGCATGGCACTGGCATTAGCGATG ATCCTTCCTTTTATTGCGCTGTTAGCTGGAGTTTCTATCTG GTGTTATCTTTCTCCTTCGAGTATTATGAGGAACCAGCCACATTTGCTTGTAATTGGAACTGGCTTTAATTTTGGATATTTGGTG GGAAGAATGATACTTGCCCATTTGTGTGACGAGCCCAAAGGTCTAAAATCTGGGATGTTCATG TCTTTGGTGTTTCTCTGTTTTCCGATTGCAAATGCTCTTATTGCAAAGATCAATGATGG GACACCTTTAGTTGATGAGCTTGTGCTGCTTGTTCTGTATTGTGCATATACAG TGGGCCTTTACCTACACCTCGCCGTTTCGGTTGTGCATGAAATCAAGGATGCTCTTGGAATCTATTGCTTCAG GATAACGAGGAAGGAGGCTTGA
- the LOC117853953 gene encoding choline/ethanolaminephosphotransferase 1 isoform X2, producing the protein MRHPLPALDAITLTGFTFLVLSALLGYIYSPRLDTAPPRWVHLAHGLLLFLYQTFDAVDGKQARRTSSSSPLGELFDHGCDALACAFEALALGSTLMCGGWTFCFWVVAAVPFYLATWEHFFTNTLILPTINGPTEGLMLIYVSHLFTFLTGAEWWAQDFRKSLPIFGWIPLPFLSEIEIPLYVIVLILMIMGAVIPTVRSNVSNVQEVVEARKGSMALALAMILPFIALLAGVSIWCYLSPSSIMRNQPHLLVIGTGFNFGYLVGRMILAHLCDEPKGLKSGMFMSLVFLCFPIANALIAKINDGTPLVDELVLLVLYCAYTVGLYLHLAVSVVHEIKDALGIYCFRITRKEA; encoded by the exons ATGCGTCACCCTCTTCCCGCTCTGGATGCC ATCACACTTACAGGATTTACATTTCTGGTTCTATCAGCGCTGCTTGGTTAT ATATATTCACCTCGTCTTGACACTGCTCCCCCTAGGTGGGTCCATCTTGCCCATGGATTACTTCTCTTCTTGTACCAG ACTTTTGATGCTGTTGATGGTAAACAAGCAAGGCGTACTAGCTCATCAAGTCCTCTTGGAGAACTTTTTGATCATG GATGTGATGCACTTGCCTGTGCT TTTGAAGCCTTGGCTCTTGGAAGCACCTTGATGTGTGGAGGATGGACATTCTGTTTCTGGGTGGTTGCTGCTGTCCCGTTCTATCTTGCAACCTGGGAACA CTTCTTTACAAATACACTCATACTTCCTACAATAAATGGACCAACTGAGGGCCTGATGTTGATCTATGTGTCCCATTTGTTTACATTTCTTACTG GCGCTGAATGGTGGGCACAGGATTTTCGGAAATCGCTACCCATTTTTGGTTGGATTCCACTTCCATTTCTTTCTG AAATCGAAATCCCCTTATATGTTATTGTGCTGATTCTTATGATCATGGGTGCTGTTATACCTACTGTTAGATCCAA TGTCAGTAATGTCCAAGAGGTAGTTGAGGCGCGCAAAGGAAGCATGGCACTGGCATTAGCGATG ATCCTTCCTTTTATTGCGCTGTTAGCTGGAGTTTCTATCTG GTGTTATCTTTCTCCTTCGAGTATTATGAGGAACCAGCCACATTTGCTTGTAATTGGAACTGGCTTTAATTTTGGATATTTGGTG GGAAGAATGATACTTGCCCATTTGTGTGACGAGCCCAAAGGTCTAAAATCTGGGATGTTCATG TCTTTGGTGTTTCTCTGTTTTCCGATTGCAAATGCTCTTATTGCAAAGATCAATGATGG GACACCTTTAGTTGATGAGCTTGTGCTGCTTGTTCTGTATTGTGCATATACAG TGGGCCTTTACCTACACCTCGCCGTTTCGGTTGTGCATGAAATCAAGGATGCTCTTGGAATCTATTGCTTCAG GATAACGAGGAAGGAGGCTTGA